CGTGTTCGTCAACTTTCATTTCATCAATGGTCTTTAACTTGACCTCCGCATATCCCTCTGTGATTTTTACTGGTTCTCCCACCAATCGTTTGGAAGTTAAATTATGTGTTCTCTGCATGATGCTCACCAGTGTATTGTAATACAAATGAAAAATATAAACTTTTACACCCATGAAAAACTTTAAATATTCAATGTTATCATCATTATCACAGGTGGTTGGAAAATGGCGTATTATCAGCATGCTCCCGAATATGGTGCTTATATCTTCATGATGCTCTCCTACTTCATTTTCTCATGGGCAATAATCATCTTAGGAGCCTACATTAACAGGGGAGTACTAATAAAAAATCCCAAGTTTGAAGACATCCCACATGGAAAGAAGGTGTTCCTTAAAAAATGGGCACCTTGGCTAATTATTGGCCTTATGCTGTGGTCTTTCTCAACATTTAAATTGACTGACTACTATCTTTCAACCTATTCATTTGAGTTTACTGGAACCCATTTTACAGCATCCTCACTTCTTGAGGATATGAGGGGCAATGAAAGGTACAGATTCGATGTTGAGGGAATCCAAAAACTTGGAATGCCTCACTATGGATTACTCAAAGGCTACAAGCTCCAAGATAGCGTTAGAGAGGGTCTGATTGTGAAAAGGATTAATCAGGTTGTTATCCTACAGGGATATCCTTTTCTCCCAGTTGCAAAGCTCTACATTTATGACATGGAGGGAAAGAATGTAAAATCATTAAGGACGGCATACATTTTCTTTCCGCAGTCTCCAGGTGGAAAGCTGTCATCAATTTTCAACTTCCCATTCGAAATGTTCTTCTGGGGTAGCGGAGGAGTTGGAGCTTAGTAAAGCTTTTCTACTTCTTTTACTTAACTTTGTATGGTGGAGTGGGTGAAGGAGCTAAAAAATGCCATCCTCTACAAAGGCTCAAATGAATTCACAAAACAAGAGTTAATTGGAATTCTTGTTGTTAAACTCAGACTGATGAGCGTTAAAGAAGCCAAAGAGCTTATAGAAGACAGCATAGAGAGAGGCATTATTGAAGAGAGGGATGGAAAGCTTATAATCAATGAGGAGATACTCGAAAAGGAAGAGAGGGAGGAAGACATATTTACAAAAATGATTGCCCATATTGCCCGAAAACTTGGGTGGAGTGAATTTGAAGTACTCGAGGACATAAAGAAATTCTCGGAGAGATATGGCACCTTAGATAAAAGGATTGTGGCTTACCTCTACGGGATAGACAAAGGAATTGATATGTCCAAATTTAAAGACAAGCTGGAGGTGTGAGAGATGGAGGCTCTTATAATTGTTGACATGCAGAAGGACTTCATGCCTGATGGAGCTTTGCCAGTCCCAGATGGAAATAAAATAATTCCAAAAGTCGAAGAATACATTAAAAAATTCAAAGAAAAAGGAGCATTGATAATTGCTACAAGAGACTGGCATCCCCCAAACCACATAAGCTTTACAGAGCAAGGGGGACCATGGCCAAAGCACTGTGTTCAAAATACAGAAGGTGCTGAGTTTGTAGTGAAACTCCCAGAAGATGCAATAATAATTTCAAAAGCTGATAAGCCCGATAAAGAGGCATACTCAGGTTTTGAGGGAACAAATTTAGCAGAAACTTTGAGGAAAAGGGGCATTAAAAAGGTCTACATCTGTGGGGTTGCAACTGAATACTGCGTCAGAGCAACAGCATTAGATGCTTTAAAATATGGATTTGAGGTGTACATACTGAAAGATGCAATTAAGGGAATAAACCCAGAAGATGAAGAAAAGGCTCTAAAAGAACTCGAAGAACAAGGTGCAAAAATAATCACGTTGTAATTTTTCTCCATTCTTTTAACAGTGCCACCACCAAGTTCAGCACGATCGGACCTATTATCAATCCTTTAACCCCAAAGCTCCATGCTCCCCCTATCATTCCAACGAGGACCATGACCTCATCGAGCTGTGCCCCTTTTGCAACGAGCTTTGGTCTCACTGTAAAATCCGGGAGTGGAGACACGAATACAAACCCATAAACGGCTAAGAGAATTGCCGTTATTACATCTCCATTCTTAAAGAGGTATATGGCACCAGCTAACCATATCATCCAGCCTTCAAAAAGCGGGACAAAGCTAAAAAGTACAGTTAAAAATCCGGCAATTACTGCGGTTGGGACATCTGAAACCTGAAAGGCTATGAATCCAAGTGTCATCAAAATGCCCTTAGCAATATTGAGAAGAAGCCAAGCCCTAATGAGCGCCTGAAGTGTTAAATCTGCTCTTTTCAACAGTTTATCTGCTAATTCTTTATTCTCTTGAGGCAAAAGCAAAGAAATTTGTCTCCTAATGGCTTCAGAACTCACAAGAAAATAATAGAACATGACAACAAATATGACAAGCTGTAGAAGGTATTTCGGAATCGAGAATGTGTATGATAGTATGTACTCGGAGAACTTGGGGGTAAACTGTGCATAGAATTTCTGAATCACGTTAGTTAGCCCAAAAGGAAAGGTGAATGTCTGGCTCCAAGATATAAAGGCAATGACATCTTCATAGAAGGACATTAACACATTTTTGAATATTAGAATTAACTCAATTGTAATGCCCGTTGCAATAAGAATTAGAAAAGCAGTCAATATCAGTGCTGATTTCTTGATACTTAGCCTGCTCGAAAGGCGCTTATGAATAGGATAAACAGCATACGTAAGAATCGCAGCAAAGAAAATTGGGGACAGCAACTGTGAGACTGTGCTCCATGCCAAGTAAAGTATTGCTATGACAATACCTCCCCAAACTAATAATTCTGCCTTCATAAAGCTCACCAATAATATCATTACTGTCTCAGAGCTTTTTTAACTTTCGGCTTCTTGAGAAGATAATGGTTATATCCTTCCATTGCCAATTCATAAACGAGGGGTAACAAATGGAGGAAGAGATGCTCAGGAAAATTGATGAGTACATAAAGTCAGGGGATGAGTACTTTAAAGAAGGGAACTACCGGTTGGCATTTAGATCCTATCTTGAGGCGATGTACAGTATAAGCGTTTACGTAATCTATAGGGATTTAGGACTGCTCATGCCTCCAGGTCCCGCATTGGGCATGATGAAGACAAGGTATCCGGACGTTTACGGAGTGATAGAAAAGTATATTCCATATGAGACCCGAATATCTGGAATTGACGAGGAACTTGTAAGGATAATAAAAAGTGACGTTGAAAAGATTTACAGAGATTTCATTAAGTAAACAGGTATGAGGAATCTATAATCCCGCATTCATCCTCATCCTCTGGTTCACCCTCCTCTTCCAATAATCTGAAAAGTGTCTTCTTAAAACCGGGGACTGTAAGTAAGAGTATCAATACATACACATTGGCTTTTATCATATGGCCATGAGGTTCTACGGCAAGTAGCAGGTAGTCCCTCTTCTCCTCCAGAACTTTAACTCTCGATACCGCAAACTTCGCATATCCATACATATTTTTCCCGTCTTCTCTCCAAAATGATATAAACTCCAAACACGGGAACTTATAGAACACATCAATCAAGGGGAGTACAGCTTTTGATGACACAATGGGATATTTCCTCTCTTTATAAATTAAGAACACCGCACCCCGGGTGGTACCAACATGAACTGCCTTGCAAAGATTATCAAGATACATTCCAAGTGCCCTTTCTACATTAGACTGCATATCCTCCAAGCTAAACACCACCTTTTGTATATAATTGTGCATAAAACTTGATCCAAGTAATTTCCCTCAAATTTTTGAAGTTCTGAAGTACAGCTATATGCCATTTCCCCATATTTTCACTTTCCTTCAAATTCAATCACCTTGAGGAGTTTTTCCTTAATTATAGGTTCAGGATACAAATTGAGTCTAACAAATCCTATGCTATCTTGAGTTCTCTTTTCAGAGAAGACATAGAGTATAAGTTCATCATCGATCTCCCCTATCATCTCTATGCGGCTGAGGGGTATTTTCAAGTACCCATACTCCGCTTCTTCACCATGTTTCCAGAATCCAAAAAGAATCAAACTATTCTCACTGCAAAAAATATCGAATGTCGTAGTCGAAACGGGAGATATGAGAGGGAACTCTCCCTCTTCTGTGACGGCAGTAATACTTCCTCTCACATTGCCAATATAAAAGCCACTTGAAAGCATGTCCAAGTAAAGGCTTAAAATATCATCGCTCTTCTCCATACGATCACGTCCCTTAAATATACTACTCTCCTAATCCTTTTAGGTAATGAGAAATTAACGGGGTGAAAGCATGAGAATAGTTTCAGCCGACACTGGAGGAGCTGTGCTTGACGAAGCCTATGAACCAATAGGACTGATAGCAACTGCCGCCGTGCTCATTGAAAGACCTTACAAAACGGCAACAATGAGCATAGTGAAATACGCTGACCCATTCAACTATGATCTAAGCGGGAGAGAGGCGATTAAAGATGAAGTGTTCTTAGCCATAAAGCTCGCTAAAAAAGTTAAACCAGATGTCATTCATTTAGATTCAAGCTTGGGCGGAATAGAACTCAGAAAACTTGATGATCCAACAATAGATGCGTTAAGAATCTCGGATAGGGGCAAAGCAATATGGCATGAGCTGAGCAGAGATTTACAGCCTTTGGCAAAGCGCTTTTGGGAAGACACTGGGATAGAGATTTTAGCAATTGGAAAGGACAGCGTAGCTGTTAGGATTGCAGAAATTTACGCCGGAATTTACTCAGCAAAATGGGCAATAGAATATGCAAGAGAAGAAGGGAGCATAAGGATTGGTTTGCCAAGGTACATGAAAGTTGAAATTCATGAAAGCAGAATTTACGGTGAAAGCTTAGATCCCAGAGAAGGTGGATTGTATGGAGAAATAGAGTCGAATAATGAAGGAAT
Above is a genomic segment from Thermococcus sp. SY098 containing:
- a CDS encoding nicotinamidase produces the protein MEALIIVDMQKDFMPDGALPVPDGNKIIPKVEEYIKKFKEKGALIIATRDWHPPNHISFTEQGGPWPKHCVQNTEGAEFVVKLPEDAIIISKADKPDKEAYSGFEGTNLAETLRKRGIKKVYICGVATEYCVRATALDALKYGFEVYILKDAIKGINPEDEEKALKELEEQGAKIITL
- a CDS encoding AI-2E family transporter, whose translation is MKAELLVWGGIVIAILYLAWSTVSQLLSPIFFAAILTYAVYPIHKRLSSRLSIKKSALILTAFLILIATGITIELILIFKNVLMSFYEDVIAFISWSQTFTFPFGLTNVIQKFYAQFTPKFSEYILSYTFSIPKYLLQLVIFVVMFYYFLVSSEAIRRQISLLLPQENKELADKLLKRADLTLQALIRAWLLLNIAKGILMTLGFIAFQVSDVPTAVIAGFLTVLFSFVPLFEGWMIWLAGAIYLFKNGDVITAILLAVYGFVFVSPLPDFTVRPKLVAKGAQLDEVMVLVGMIGGAWSFGVKGLIIGPIVLNLVVALLKEWRKITT
- a CDS encoding DUF4152 family protein — encoded protein: MRIVSADTGGAVLDEAYEPIGLIATAAVLIERPYKTATMSIVKYADPFNYDLSGREAIKDEVFLAIKLAKKVKPDVIHLDSSLGGIELRKLDDPTIDALRISDRGKAIWHELSRDLQPLAKRFWEDTGIEILAIGKDSVAVRIAEIYAGIYSAKWAIEYAREEGSIRIGLPRYMKVEIHESRIYGESLDPREGGLYGEIESNNEGIGWELYPNPIARTFMVLEVWRE
- a CDS encoding DUF2240 family protein, which gives rise to MKELKNAILYKGSNEFTKQELIGILVVKLRLMSVKEAKELIEDSIERGIIEERDGKLIINEEILEKEEREEDIFTKMIAHIARKLGWSEFEVLEDIKKFSERYGTLDKRIVAYLYGIDKGIDMSKFKDKLEV